The Candidatus Sphingomonas colombiensis genome contains the following window.
GCAGCATCAAGTACATCTTTGACTATTCGAACGTTCGCGGCAATTCCGCCAGCTTCCAGTTGCTTAATGTGGCAAACGGAACGCCGATGCCGCCGGTGATGATCGACGGTCGTTCGGTGCCGCTGCCCACCCAGGCGCCGGTGGCGGGTTACCTCAACGAAGTAACATTCCAGCAGCCGGGTTGCGCCGCGCTCGCCACGCCGAGCCGCACCTATCGCGATCAGACCTGCCTCAACAGCGATGCCGGCGCGCGTGATCAGATGTGGGGCCACAACCTGCAGATCCAGAACGATTTCGGCGGCTTCAAGGTGAAGTCCACCACCGGTTATCGCATCTGGCACAGCGACAATTACGGCTCGGACCTCGACGGGCTCGGTACGATCAAGGGGCCGCTGTTCAGCCAGGCCACGCTGCTGAACGGTTTGCCGACGAACTTGCTTCAGTTCGTTCTTCCGGCAGGAACACCTGCCGGAACGCTGGCTTTTATCTCGGGCTCGCCGGTACCGACGACGACGGCGGACCTGTTCACCACCGTCGATTATCGCAAGCACAAGCAATTCAGCCAGGAAGTCGAGGTTTCGGGTGACACCGATAATCTCGATTGGGTCGTCGGCGGCTTCTATTTCTACGAGAAGGGCTCGGAATATAACCCGCAGAACTCGGGTTTCGTGCTCGATACCAATTCGATCTTCCTCGGTAACTTCGGTGCGCTTGGCCCGAGCCTCGCCGCCGCCAACCCGGCACGTTATCGTCTCGTCGTCACCAACGGGCTGGTCAATTATCAGACCACAGCCGAATCCACCGCCGTTTATGGTCAGGCGACCTATTATGTCGGTGGTCGCGATGCACCGCTCAGCCTGACGGGCGGTTTGCGCTACACTTGGGACAGCAAGAATATCATCCTGTTCCAGAATGGCGCGGCGCCTTTGGCGAGGCCGGACAGCGAGCATGCGAGCTTCCAGCGGCTGACCTGGAACGCGATGGCACGCTACGCCTTCAATCGTGATGTCAGCGTCTATGCGCGCGCCGCGAGCGGCTATCGTTCGGGCGGGTTCAACCCGGCGGATACGCCGCCGCTGGCCGCCTTCAAGCCAGAGACGGTGACGTCGTATGAAATCGGCCTGAAGAGCGAGCTGTTCAACCGCCATCTGCGGTTCAACGTTGCCGGTTACTATAACAAATACAAAAATCAGGCGGTCGTCATCCCGATCCCGGCGACGGGGGGCGCGTTCAACACCAAGATCATCAACGCGGGCAGCGTCGATTATGCGGGTGTCGAGGTCGAGGGCCAGGCGATCCTGACCGACAATTTTTCGATCGACGGCAACTTCGGCTACGTCAACGTCAACTACAAGCAGCTCAACATCTTCGCCACGACGCTGCCGGGGGCTCCTCCGATCAACGCGGCGTCGATCGCCCAGTCGACCTATACCTCACCCTATACAGGGAACGTCGCGTTCAACGCGAAATTCCCGATCGGGAATGGTGATGCGAAGCTGATCGCGCGAGTGGGCTACACGTATCTGGCGCCACAATATCCGTTCAACAACGTGCTCTCCGCGCCGTTCCTCAATTCGATCAAGAGCGACGCGCAGAACCTTGTCGATGCGCAGATCATCTTCGACAAGATTTCGCTCGGCGGGATCAAGGCGCAGCTCAAATTCTGGGGCAAGAACCTCACGAACGAGCACAATATGGTCCGCGCGATCGACTTCGGAGCATTGGGCTTCGCGGGTGGATATTACGGAGAACCGCGCACTTATGGTGCGACCATCGGGTTCAATTTCTAAAGCGTACCGAGCGCGGCCCCTCCCTCCCTCAGGGGGCCGCGCTCCAGTTTTTATGAAGGTTTGAGATAATGCGCGGATTGGCAGGCAAGGTCGGCATCGTCGCTGGCGGCGGTCGCGGCATCGGCGCGGCGACCGCGCGGCGCCTCGCAGCGGAAGGCGCGGCGGTGGTGGTCGGAGACATTGCGGCGGAATGGGCCGAAGAAGTCGCTGCCGACATCCGTGCCAAGGGCGGTCGAGCGACCGGCATCCGGCTAGACGGCACCTCGCCGGAATCGC
Protein-coding sequences here:
- a CDS encoding TonB-dependent receptor, producing MLKGRKYGLWLAGGVSALAIATPAFAQDQSSAPAATEASGSGLTDIVVTAQKREQNLQAIPLAVSAISEAKVQQLGIKDARDVSGLAPNVTIDPPTTSMTAGVISIRGIPSGAQESLSLDQANGLYVDGVYIARSGAASLDVTDIARVEVLRGPQGTLFGRNTTGGAISFISRDPSEKLQGSVSAGIGNYGLWSARASIDPGEIMGISSTFTYSHSQHFGYVDNILQPSRLKDPGARQTDSFRAAFKANIGGTGSIKYIFDYSNVRGNSASFQLLNVANGTPMPPVMIDGRSVPLPTQAPVAGYLNEVTFQQPGCAALATPSRTYRDQTCLNSDAGARDQMWGHNLQIQNDFGGFKVKSTTGYRIWHSDNYGSDLDGLGTIKGPLFSQATLLNGLPTNLLQFVLPAGTPAGTLAFISGSPVPTTTADLFTTVDYRKHKQFSQEVEVSGDTDNLDWVVGGFYFYEKGSEYNPQNSGFVLDTNSIFLGNFGALGPSLAAANPARYRLVVTNGLVNYQTTAESTAVYGQATYYVGGRDAPLSLTGGLRYTWDSKNIILFQNGAAPLARPDSEHASFQRLTWNAMARYAFNRDVSVYARAASGYRSGGFNPADTPPLAAFKPETVTSYEIGLKSELFNRHLRFNVAGYYNKYKNQAVVIPIPATGGAFNTKIINAGSVDYAGVEVEGQAILTDNFSIDGNFGYVNVNYKQLNIFATTLPGAPPINAASIAQSTYTSPYTGNVAFNAKFPIGNGDAKLIARVGYTYLAPQYPFNNVLSAPFLNSIKSDAQNLVDAQIIFDKISLGGIKAQLKFWGKNLTNEHNMVRAIDFGALGFAGGYYGEPRTYGATIGFNF